In the genome of Xenopus laevis strain J_2021 chromosome 1S, Xenopus_laevis_v10.1, whole genome shotgun sequence, one region contains:
- the gprin3.S gene encoding G protein-regulated inducer of neurite outgrowth 3 has product MGTVPDPHGSSKSPLVTSPKEKDSSASDTLLQFTQGTLENNGSGISVSETFPVNVICSSNMATEQEKQESGNTTSSFRTCNELVLLPPLVPQAIKDSTQPIPSIRNTYLSTDGNAESCSNHEEKTAKDSISVTPSASVEADMKVPSDLKNRPLVESGADKGLVNSVQNKEEDPSLITHKTESINSGSQNIYAVTQSEKVTTVEGEPVKKSSTKSDEYQQLSFVKDKIKTENEEVEMDPMLPSRFKEMGTMTSFSLENWTTQDAEVQAVANVENKSVSTSPSILAAFLKANSPVLKERQEQVCIIYQGNPGASQLDRANFALQAQLSQNQLGPKLCFQAPDALSSQPLQMHAKSSPDLARPAFQHTEIGRNSQILYRNELEGQQLCFREMPQMQMASPSPILMNVKPVYQINIENSAQPKPRSMDMYSEPSHFRAPEVNNKSRLHHLSGVENIQLHNIRIDNDQTDTLSIPGDDSTDRKPFHFKITNEQGSTQAIITTDIKKPKKEDKPTPLHVEVEVNTIGATGGQADEILEVLIRKDQDDNALAKRSSSFSLQSRPASDISAAQLTPRLRKAREEKNEPLLVTLSTSEQPKLHGKKATPPSSNAGAKTQGKQTKSVKDVVWDEQGMTWEVYGASMDPESLGIAIQNHLQRQIREHEKMIMAQLKQNRKSIGSDSSGKKRRQHRVFQSILKNFRRPNCCARPPPTSVLD; this is encoded by the coding sequence ATGGGGACTGTACCAGATCCTCATGGGTCTTCCAAAAGCCCATTGGTAACTTCTCCTAAGGAGAAAGATAGTTCTGCATCTGATACACTTCTCCAATTTACCCAAGGAACCTTAGAAAACAATGGCAGTGGTATTTCTGTTTCTGAGACCTTTCCTGTTAATGTAATTTGTAGCAGCAATATGGCAACTGAGCAAGAAAAACAGGAATCAGGCAACACAACCTCTTCCTTTAGGACTTGTAATGAATTAGTATTATTGCCTCCATTAGTACCACAAGCCATAAAGGACTCTACCCAGCCTATCCCCAGTATAAGAAATACATATCTTTCTACAGATGGGAATGCAGAATCATGCAGTAATCatgaagaaaaaacagcaaaagatAGCATTTCAGTAACTCCTTCAGCATCAGTGGAAGCAGATATGAAAGTACCAAGTGATTTAAAAAACAGACCATTAGTTGAAAGTGGAGCTGATAAAGGACTTGTCAACTCAGTTCAGAATAAGGAAGAAGACCCATCTTTGATAACCCACAAAACAGAAAGCATAAACAGTGGTTCACAAAATATATATGCAGTTACCCAGTCAGAAAAAGTCACAACAGTTGAAGGAGAGCCTGTAAAAAAATCATCTACAAAGTCAGATGAATATCAGCAGCTAAGCTTTgtgaaagataaaataaaaacagagaatGAAGAAGTAGAAATGGATCCAATGTTGCCTAGCAGATTTAAGGAAATGGGGACAATGACTTCATTTAGTCTGGAAAACTGGACAACTCAAGATGCTGAGGTTCAGGCTGTGGCAAATGTTGAGAACAAGTCTGTGTCAACTAGTCCAAGCATCTTAGCTGCGTTTCTTAAGGCAAATTCTCCAGTCCTCAAGGAAAGACAAGAACAAGTCTGTATTATTTATCAGGGTAACCCTGGCGCTAGCCAGTTGGACCGTGCAAACTTTGCTTTGCAGGCACAGCTTTCTCAGAACCAACTAGGTCCAAAATTGTGTTTTCAAGCACCAGATGCACTGAGTTCACAGCCTCTTCAAATGCATGCTAAAAGCTCACCAGATTTAGCACGGCCTGCCTTCCAGCACACAGAAATAGGCAGAAATTCACAGATATTATATAGAAATGAATTAGAAGGGCAACAGCTGTGTTTCAGAGAAATGCCACAGATGCAAATGGCAAGCCCTTCTCCTATTTTGATGAATGTGAAACCTGTTTACCAAATCAACATTGAGAACAGTGCCCAGCCAAAACCGAGATCTATGGACATGTACAGTGAACCGTCACATTTTAGAGCTCCTGAAGTCAACAACAAATCTAGACTTCACCACTTAAGTGGAGTAGAAAATATTCAGTTACATAACATCCGTATAGATAACGATCAGACAGATACTCTTAGTATTCCTGGAGATGATAGCACAGACCGAAAaccttttcattttaaaattacaaatgaGCAGGGTTCTACACAAGCTATCATAACAACAGATATAAAAAAACCAAAGAAGGAGGATAAACCTACACCTCTACATGTGGAAGTGGAAGTAAACACTATTGGAGCTACTGGGGGTCAAGCAGATGAAATACTTGAAGTCTTGATTAGAAAGGACCAGGATGACAATGCACTTGCTAAAAGGTCCAGCAGTTTTAGTTTGCAATCCAGACCTGCTTCTGACATAAGTGCAGCGCAGCTGACACCACGGCTTAGAAAAGccagagaagaaaaaaatgaaccaCTTCTGGTCACCTTATCTACCTCTGAACAGCCTAAGCTACATGGCAAAAAAGCAACTCCACCAAGTTCAAACGCTGGAGCAAAAACTCAAGGGAAACAGACAAAGAGTGTGAAAGATGTTGTTTGGGATGAGCAGGGCATGACATGGGAGGTGTATGGTGCCTCTATGGACCCAGAGTCATTAGGGATTGCTATTCaaaatcacctccaaagacaAATCAGAGAACATGAGAAAATGATCATGGCACAACTGAAGCAAAACCGGAAATCAATTGGCTCTGATTCTTCAGGGAAAAAGAGAAGGCAGCATAGAGTGTTTCAGTCTATACTTAAGAACTTTAGACGACCAAACTGCTGTGCCCGTCCTCCCCCTACGTCTGTGTTGGACtaa